The Raphanus sativus cultivar WK10039 unplaced genomic scaffold, ASM80110v3 Scaffold3082, whole genome shotgun sequence nucleotide sequence tcttattttgtgtTGTGGATTTGAGTTTCTGTTCAATCACACAAGATTGTAAATGTGATTTGTCAACCCGTCAACAAGTGTTGACTTTCTTTAGCCATCTCTGATCATTTCACACACTTTGTTTCGCTTTTTTTTACATGTAAAAAGTTAACAATTTAAAGAAGTTTTGATGctttaaaataaatgaagtttttgtattttaaattttaatattcctTCTGTTTTAgattataaaaagttttaaatataagtattttttatatttctagataattttatttttattagatatagtataaccaattaaattttatagatttatttatgattggtttagtttatatatcaaaatgatactttataaaaagtaataactttcttattttttttataaaattacatatataataaaatagatgaaGTATAACTTTTAGTTGTAATCAAAGATATTTGCTAGTATGTAACTGgttgaataatttttaaattatattttaaaatattttataggtaaaatactaaaatgtaaaatttttaatagttgTGCACTGAtctaaaatttctttttatgaTTCTTCGATTAATAGTGGTATTCCACATTCAATTTTTTGGTTTGTGATTTTAAACATCCGTACAATAAATCAATTGGTTGACGAGAACAAAGATACGtataaacaaaacaagaacAAACCAATCAACATCTAACAGCGGCGCCGGAAGATGACGTCTAATCCAGATACTGTCAGATGATATAGATACACGCATCTATGATATTTAAAGCTAATCATTATTTGTCaaacaaaatgttattttcattttattttaaaattttaacagaGCAAGGATATATTTTCcttctgtttttctttctgatATATCAACAAAGAAGAAATCTGAATaaacaaattcttttttttagaacactgaaaaaacaaattcatttaacatcttatatatatttttcttttcttttaacagTCTATATTTTCCAATTGatatgtaattttctaaaaacaatgtATATTATAGTTCTAACAGGAAACATACAACAACTCCGAGAGTCCCAAAAAGAAGTTATTTTATGTGGTCAAATGTTTTTACAACTATTTTTATGGTCAAATGTATTTACAGCTAACCAGAAAACATGATAATGgtaaataagaaaaagacaACTGTATAGTTTACTGTGTCAACACTAACAGAGAAAGCACCAACCTGAAGATAACAAATAGATAACTTGTTGGACTTTCTTTGCTATACAACAATCTCTCTTCATTTCCCATCTCTCCTTCCACTTCGGACAACCTCTCACCGAGAATTTTCCCcaccggaaaaaaaaaattattgtacaGAAGTCAAAACGATCGGCTACAAAACTTCTCGCGCCTAAATTACCGGTTTGGtttctgtctttttcttttgtttacaaGTCACTCAGCTTTCTCCATATTGTCTGAAGGCCACGACCTTCGCCCTTCGCCATCACCGGAGAGATTCTGTGGTGTTGCGTTTCACCTGAGCTTTGTATGAACATGACGTCACGTTACGATCCGAAGCACATCTCGAGGCAGACGAAACCGTCAGACACTCCCTTGTCTTCTCCATCTCGTAGTCATCACCGGATACATCCTCTGCTCCAGAGAAGCCTCTCCTCCCCGTCTCCGAACGCCACGTGCGGCGGATCAACGCCCGCCGAGTTCTGCGGCGGTACGACGGCGAGTTGCGCCGCCGTGTGGTGCTGCTGTCCTTGCGGAATAGTCAACCTCGTCGTCCTCGCCGTCTACAAAGTCCCACGCGGAATCTGCCGCCGCGCTATCCGCAGTCACCGCCGTAAACAGCTCGTAAAGAACGGTGTCCTCCCGCCGCTGCCGCCGTCGGACGGGAAAGGCGAGAGGATGATGCAGAGAGTGTTCCAGAACTCGGAGTTCGCTATCTTTCCGTTGGATAGCACCGACGtctcggaggaggaggaggacgatTTCTTTGATCCTAAATACTTCGGGAGATCGCCGGCGGTTGCGGC carries:
- the LOC130506288 gene encoding uncharacterized protein LOC130506288, producing MNMTSRYDPKHISRQTKPSDTPLSSPSRSHHRIHPLLQRSLSSPSPNATCGGSTPAEFCGGTTASCAAVWCCCPCGIVNLVVLAVYKVPRGICRRAIRSHRRKQLVKNGVLPPLPPSDGKGERMMQRVFQNSEFAIFPLDSTDVSEEEEDDFFDPKYFGRSPAVAAELTTDEETDEEDEAVLALEKEMWNRFYGAGFWRSPSQRESVSSPRVSKSLSPSPRPSFGEVFRNSTIRGGGGGATVTALTPRALWQ